GACAAACGTGTCGAAGTTAACCTTCGCAAACAACTAATTCCTGTCAAGCAACTGGAACGCTCTATTTTGTTTGAACGCCAAACCGTTTCTCTGGCAAAAAAAATAAGAGAAAGTAGCACGGGTATTATTGCAGAACACAAACGTCGTTCACCATCAAAACAAGTCATAAATCACGATTTAAATGTCTTTGATGTCGCTAAAGGATACGAAGACGCAGGCGTTTGCGGTATGTCCGTCTTAACGGATGGAAAATATTTTGGTGGAAGTTTAGACGATTTATTAACAGCTAGAGCAAGTTGTAATTTGCCGTTATTAAGAAAAGAATTTATCATAGACCCTTATCAAATTATCGAGGCTAAAGCGTATGGTGCTGATGTTATTTTACTAATCGCTGCTATTTTAACTACAACAGAAATTAAACAATTTTCAGAACTCGCTAAAAGTCTAAATCTTGATGTACTTTTAGAAGTACATAATGAAGCCGAACTGCATAAATCATTAATGCCAACATTGGATATGCTAGGTGTTAATAATAGAAATTTAAAAACATTTGAAGTTAGTCTAGACACAAGCAAACAATTAAGCAGTCTAATTCCTAATGATTTTGTAAAAGTATCAGAAAGCGGCATCAGTACTATCGACGCTATTAAAACACTACAACCTTTTGGTTACAAAGGGTTTTTAATCGGTGAAAATTTTATGAAAACCGATAATGCAGGAGCGCATGCGAAACTATTTATAGAGAATTTAAAAAAATAAAAGTTATGAAATTAAAAGTATGTGGAATGAAAAATGAGAACAACATCTTAGATGTTGCAGATCTTGATCCAAATTATATGGGTTTTATTTTTTACGAAAAATCATCTCGATATTTTGATGGTGTGATTCCAGAATTACCAGAACACATTAAAAAAATTGGAGTATTTGTTAATTCTACTTTCGATTATATAAAAGGAAAAGTTGAGAAATACGACTTACAAGGTGTACAATTGCATGGAGATGAATCTCCAGAGTTATGTCAACGTTTAAAAGAGCTTGATCTGT
This portion of the Olleya sp. Bg11-27 genome encodes:
- the trpC gene encoding indole-3-glycerol phosphate synthase TrpC; the encoded protein is MNILDKITADKRVEVNLRKQLIPVKQLERSILFERQTVSLAKKIRESSTGIIAEHKRRSPSKQVINHDLNVFDVAKGYEDAGVCGMSVLTDGKYFGGSLDDLLTARASCNLPLLRKEFIIDPYQIIEAKAYGADVILLIAAILTTTEIKQFSELAKSLNLDVLLEVHNEAELHKSLMPTLDMLGVNNRNLKTFEVSLDTSKQLSSLIPNDFVKVSESGISTIDAIKTLQPFGYKGFLIGENFMKTDNAGAHAKLFIENLKK